In Rattus rattus isolate New Zealand chromosome 9, Rrattus_CSIRO_v1, whole genome shotgun sequence, a genomic segment contains:
- the Syngr2 gene encoding synaptogyrin-2 isoform X1: MESGAYGAANAGGSFDLRRYVSQPQVVTRLVSMVLALIVFSCIFGEGYINLHSSDQLHCVFNRNEDACRYGSAIGVLAFLASAFFLVVDAFFSQISNATDRKYLVIGDLLFSALWTFLWFVGFCFLTNQWAATKPDDVLVGADSARAAITFSFFSIFSWGVLASLAYQRYKAGVDAFIQNYVDPTPDPTTAYASYPSASVENYQQPPFTQNVETTEGYQPPPVY, encoded by the exons ATGGAGAGCGGGGCCTATGGCGCGGCCAACGCGGGCGGCTCCTTCGACCTGCGGCGCTATGTGTCCCAGCCTCAGGTGGTGACGCGCCTCGTGAGCATG GTCTTGGCCTTGATCGTATTCTCCTGCATCTTCGGCGAGGGCTACATCAACCTTCACTCATCTGATCAGCTACACTGTGTGTTCAACCGGAACGAAGATGCCTGCCGCTACGGCAGTGCCATTGGGGTGCTGGCCTTCCTGGCCTCAGCCTTCTTCCTTGTGGTGGATGCGTTTTTCTCTCAGATAAGCAATGCCACTGACCGCAAGTATCTGGTCATTGGTGACCTGCTCTTCTCAG CTCTCTGGACCTTCCTGTGGTTTGTCGGTTTCTGCTTTCTGACCAACCAGTGggcagccaccaaacctgatgacgtGTTGGTGGGAGCAGACTCAGCCCGGGCTGCCAtcaccttcagtttcttctccatcttctcctgg GGTGTGCTGGCCTCCCTGGCCTACCAGCGTTACAAGGCTGGAGTGGATGCCTTCATTCAGAACTATGTGGACCCCACGCCGGACCCCACCACAGCCTACGCCTCCTACCCTAGTGCCTCGGTGGAAAACTACCAGCAGCCGCCCTTCACCCAGAATGTGGAGACTACTGAGGGCTACCAGCCTCCCCCAGTGTACTGA
- the Syngr2 gene encoding synaptogyrin-2 isoform X2, whose translation MESGAYGAANAGGSFDLRRYVSQPQVVTRLVSMVLALIVFSCIFGEGYINLHSSDQLHCVFNRNEDACRYGSAIGVLAFLASAFFLVVDAFFSQISNATDRKYLVIGDLLFSGCAGLPGLPALQGWSGCLHSELCGPHAGPHHSLRLLP comes from the exons ATGGAGAGCGGGGCCTATGGCGCGGCCAACGCGGGCGGCTCCTTCGACCTGCGGCGCTATGTGTCCCAGCCTCAGGTGGTGACGCGCCTCGTGAGCATG GTCTTGGCCTTGATCGTATTCTCCTGCATCTTCGGCGAGGGCTACATCAACCTTCACTCATCTGATCAGCTACACTGTGTGTTCAACCGGAACGAAGATGCCTGCCGCTACGGCAGTGCCATTGGGGTGCTGGCCTTCCTGGCCTCAGCCTTCTTCCTTGTGGTGGATGCGTTTTTCTCTCAGATAAGCAATGCCACTGACCGCAAGTATCTGGTCATTGGTGACCTGCTCTTCTCAG GGTGTGCTGGCCTCCCTGGCCTACCAGCGTTACAAGGCTGGAGTGGATGCCTTCATTCAGAACTATGTGGACCCCACGCCGGACCCCACCACAGCCTACGCCTCCTACCCTAG